One segment of Erigeron canadensis isolate Cc75 chromosome 2, C_canadensis_v1, whole genome shotgun sequence DNA contains the following:
- the LOC122589894 gene encoding probable beta-1,3-galactosyltransferase 8 — MRGKSLPGKVILMLCISSFLVGTLFTRHTWPYAPINNDLRFRNHKFGLSMPRDCDHKRKLVEENSVDIMAEVTKTHQAVKSLDKTISTLEMELERTRPSLSGAKLLSDRGTSNKTSLQKAFVVIGINTAFSSKKRRDSLRETWMPTGAKLKKLAKEKGIIIRFVIGHSATPGGALDRAIDAEEEKYKDFLRLNHVEGYHELSTKTRLYFSRAVSIWDAEFYVKVDDDVHLNLGMLATSLAHYKSKPRTYIGCMKSGPVLSQKGVRYHEPEYWKFGEEGNKYFRHATGQIYAISKDLAAYISTNSGILHRYANEDVSLGSWLIGLDVQHIDDRSMCCGTPPDCEWKTQAGNVCVASFDWSCSGICKSVDRMKFVHNSCGEGDGAVWNVDV, encoded by the exons ATGAGGGGAAAGTCGCTGCCCGGAAAAGTCATTTTAATGTTATGCATCTCTAGTTTTCTGGTGGGAACCCTCTTCACTAGACACACATGGCCTTACGCTCCCATAAATAACGATTTACGTTTTAGGAATCACAAGTTTGGTTTGTCAATGCCTCGAGACTGTGATCACAAACGT AAACTGGTCGAAGAGAATTCAGTAGACATTATGGCAGAAGTCACGAAAACTCATCAGGCAGTCAA ATCATTGGACAAAACGATATCAACATTGGAAATGGAACTAGAAAGGACTCGGCCCAGTCTATCCGGGGCCAAACTTTTGTCAGATAGGGGGACATCTAACAAGACAAGTTTACAGAAAGCGTTTGTTGTCATTGGTATTAATACCGCTTTTAGCAGTAAGAAGCGCAGAGACTCTCTTCGAGAAACATGGATGCCCACTG gagcaaaactaaaaaaattggCGAAAGAAAAAGGGATCATTATAAGGTTTGTAATTGGACATAGTGCAACACCAGGTGGTGCTCTTGATCGTGCCATTGATGCCGAGGAGGAAAAATACAAGGATTTTTTGAGGTTAAATCACGTGGAGGGCTACCACGAGCTCTCCACCAAGACAAGGTTGTATTTCTCGAGGGCAGTCTCAATCTGGGATGCAGAGTTCTATGTCAAGGTGGATGATGATGTGCATCTCAACTTGGGCATGCTTGCCACTTCACTTGCACATTACAAATCTAAACCAAGAACTTATATTGGATGCATGAAGTCTGGGCCCGTTCTCTCTCAAAA AGGGGTGCGATATCACGAGCCAGAGTATTGGAAATTCGGGGAAGAAGGAAATAAGTATTTCAGGCATGCAACAGGCCAAATTTATGCCATCTCCAAGGACTTAGCAGCATACATTTCTACTAACTC GGGTATATTACATAGGTATGCCAATGAAGATGTATCTTTAGGCTCTTGGCTAATTGGCTTGGATGTTCAACACATAGATGATCGTTCCATGTGTTGTGGAACTCCTCCAG ATTGCGAGTGGAAGACACAAGCAGGGAATGTATGTGTGGCTTCATTTGATTGGTCATGCAGCGGAATATGTAAGTCAGTGGATCGGATGAAATTTGTTCATAATTCTTGTGGAGAAGGAGATGGTGCTGTTTGGAATGTTGATGTTTAA